In bacterium, one DNA window encodes the following:
- a CDS encoding NADH:ubiquinone oxidoreductase, whose amino-acid sequence MDKPKIAVYGLTCCAGCQLNILNCEDELLELAQAVDIKSFIMAQTGNDDCEVDIAFVEGAVASERNLKQLKDIRERAGLLIALGTGACWGCVQAMQNDVPRKELLTEVYGKEVLENPFFECFEPKPLRDFVKVDYEIVGCPIERSQFLQAVASLLHGDLPLLPTYAVCTDCKFRENECLLIERGEMCLGPVTKAGCGARCPSNNLPCEGCRGPVYEANFASEVDVLLDKGYSIEDIKQAMSHFGGPPSDEALRTRKFKGTELP is encoded by the coding sequence ATGGACAAGCCGAAAATCGCCGTCTACGGCCTTACCTGCTGCGCCGGCTGCCAGCTCAACATCCTCAACTGCGAGGACGAGCTCCTGGAGCTGGCCCAGGCGGTGGACATCAAGAGCTTCATCATGGCCCAAACCGGCAACGACGACTGCGAGGTGGACATCGCCTTCGTCGAGGGCGCGGTGGCCAGCGAGCGGAACCTGAAGCAGTTGAAGGACATCCGCGAACGGGCCGGGCTTTTGATCGCCCTGGGCACCGGCGCGTGTTGGGGCTGCGTCCAGGCCATGCAGAACGACGTGCCGCGGAAGGAGCTTCTCACCGAGGTATACGGCAAAGAGGTTCTGGAAAACCCCTTCTTCGAGTGCTTCGAGCCGAAACCCCTGCGCGACTTCGTAAAGGTGGATTACGAGATAGTGGGCTGCCCCATCGAGCGGAGCCAGTTCCTCCAGGCGGTGGCGTCGCTCCTGCACGGGGACCTGCCACTCCTGCCCACCTACGCCGTGTGCACCGACTGCAAGTTCCGGGAGAACGAGTGCCTGTTGATCGAGCGGGGGGAGATGTGCCTGGGGCCGGTGACGAAGGCCGGCTGCGGGGCGCGCTGCCCCAGCAACAACCTCCCCTGCGAGGGCTGCCGGGGCCCGGTCTATGAGGCCAACTTCGCCTCCGAGGTGGACGTGCTCCTGGACAAGGGCTATTCGATAGAGGACATAAAACAGGCCATGAGCCACTTCGGCGGCCCGCCCTCCGACGAGGCGCTGCGGACCAGGAAATTCAAGGGCACCGAGCTGCCGTAA